From the Entelurus aequoreus isolate RoL-2023_Sb linkage group LG24, RoL_Eaeq_v1.1, whole genome shotgun sequence genome, the window GACTTGTGTAGCACTTTTGTGTTTTTGATGCGTATGTAGACTGTTTCCTACACATTCTTACAAACTACGATGACATGCTACAGCACTGCTGGCGTTTTATTGCAGCCACCATTTATTTGTATGTTGTTTGTGTGCAAATACTCCTCTGAACGTCTTTCTGTATCACTactgatttaaacattttaaaaaaacatttgaaagatGCATTTGTACGAGGTGACTAGGTAAACTCGAATAAGGTAAAGTTAGATTAAATAcgcaatttatttttttgtatccaTGGAATTAACATTTTAGAATCTACAATGATTTTGCAAGTGAAAATGTGTCAATGTGTCTCTGCCAAAAATGTACTTATTTGAATGTGTgttggtctgtgtgtgtgtgtgtgtgtgtgtgtgtgtgtgtgtgtgtgtgtgtgtgtgtgtgtgtgtgtgtgtgtgtgtgtgtgtgtgtgtgtgtgtgtgtgtgtgtgtgtgtgtgtgtgtgtgtgtgtgtgtgtgtgtgtgtgtgtgcgtgtaggttCAACCTGGACCCAGAAATGAAGGCCACAGATGAGATGCTTTGGGAGGCTTTGGAGATTGCTCAGCTGAAGCCTGTTGTTAAATCGCTGCCAGGGGGGCTGGGTGAGTTTATAATAGTTAGATctattttggtgtgtgtgtgtgtgtgtgtgtgtgtgtgcgtgtgtgcgtgcgtgtgtgccatATTAGGCATATTTGTCCACTTGTCCAATAGCATGCAAGAGACCGTTTCCCTGTACAAAGTAGAAGATGCTTATTACAGTAATCCTCCTGCATGTACAATACAGTGGGGCCAGCATGGCTCAGGTGGTAGAGTCGAAGTATCCTCGAACAAGATACTGAACCCCAGTTGCTGTGTCGTCGGTAGGTGAATGCGGTAATGGTGTCGAAGCGTTTTGGGTACCTTgaagttagaaaagcgctatataaattataatccatttaccattttcCACACTTGCTGTATCACATGACCATCAATTTTTAAAGTGCCTGCAAAAGCCTTTTTTACGCGAGCTAATTGTTCTCCGGTGTCGTCTTTGAGTTGTCCTCAGGTGTCGTCTCATATTCAGACGACTCCCCTTCATGCGACTTCCACTACCAGCATGAAGAATGTGATGAATGCTTGCTGTTTGAGCTGCCTCTGTCCTTGTCCTTCATGTTCTCCTCATGTCACGGATGAGAAAAGGGAATAAGTCTGGGtttggtatcgatccaatactgaTACATGCTTGAAAATGTTTAAGATTTGAACCAAATTGAAAAATACcaattatatactgatactacccttgataTCGACCGATACTATATACATTTCAATCAGTGCACTCACCCCTAAAAGTGATTACTGAATAGAATATTAATGCTCATCCAATCCGAAGCTACCTTTTGTGCTTCATGTGTCCGAGTGTCCTGTGTGGAGTAAATTACAGTATTGATCGTTCCCTGGATCTAGTCTTCAGTTGCTGAAGGTCACCTTGTTGCCCCACTGGGAGGGCTACGCCAAATAAGATTCATAATCACATTTGCTTATTTACTGGACTAATGTAAGATAAAACTGAGCCATAGCATAACACATTAACATAACAAATTAACATAGCGTAACACATTAACATAAGATAGCAATACATAACTAATCATAATAGATTCACATAACACATTAACATAGCACAACGTAACAATACATAATACgtaaacataaaataatgtaacgTGAGATAACGTACGAtaatctaaggcaggggtgtcaaagtcaaggcccgcgggccagatccggcccgcaaatgaataatctatggcccccgggatgatatttgattagtactagaaccggcccgcaggccacagccgcctgctgctgttttgcacgcaccaatactccatcagtgttggcgcaagGAATTTTCAAAATAGGGTAACAGGTacaccatcaagtcataaaaatggggtcccaaagtaaatttttggggtcccacttttttgtaagcgttatcctgttatatctcacattctatattgtgttttggaaaaaggttgtcataaatgttacttaattcattaaaaaaatatataaaaaagaaaacacatttttatgcatatataaCTTCATTCAGTTATAAacgttcattcactttcttctttccttcatggatctaaactttaccgctgccggtatttttttctatatttttattgtaatattttcagaatgtgtttgttctatttttggccaaagtaagacaaagaaaacaatctgaagttgtctttattttttagttttaacggcatgattttaatagtccggcccgcgtgcgcACAGATCTTCCTCCATGcgtcccctgagctaaaatgagtttgacacccctgagctaaggTAAGGTAATGTAACATAAGCTAAGGTAAGACAATGTAATGTAAGATAACAAAATATTATGTAAAGTTACGTAACATAAGATAAGATAAGGCGACATAAGATAACGTAATATACAATTAAGTAACATTACATGACGTAAGATAAGGTAACGTATAATAAGATAAGGTTACATAATGTAAGAATACGTGACGTAAGATAATATAATGTTTTGTTATCTTCTGTTACGTAACAAATGACAATGTAACATCAAGAACAGCACAACAGACTGCAACATTAAGTTGTATATAAGAGGCATGATCATGTGTTAACTATAAAGTTGTACATAAGAGGCATGATCATGTGTTAACTATAAAGTTGTACATAAGAGTCATGATCATGTGTTAACTATAAAGTTGTATATAAGAGTCATGATCATGTGTTAACTATAAAGTTGTATATAAGAGTCATGATCATGTGTTAACTATAAAGTTGTACATAAGAGGCATGATCATGTATTAACTATAAAGTTGTACATAAAAGGCATGATCATGTGTTAACTATAAAGTTGTATATAAGAGGCATGATCATGTGTTAACTATAAAGTTGTATATAAGAGGCATGATCATGTGTTAACTATAAAGTTGTATATAAGAGGCATGATCATGTGTTAACTATAAAGTTGTACATAAGAGGCATGATCATGTGTTAACTATAAAGTTGTACATAAGAGTCATGATCATGTGTTAACTATAAAGTTGTATATAAGAGTCATGATCATGTGTTAACTATAAAGTTGTATATAAGAGTCATGATCATGTGTTAACTATAAAGTTGTACATAAGAGGCATGATCATGTATTAACTATAAAGTTGTACATAAAAGGCATGATCATGTGTTAACTATAAAGTTGTATATAAGAGGCATGATCATGTGTTAACTATAAAGTTGTATATAAGAGTCATGATCATGTGTTAACTATAAAGTTGTATATAAGAGCCATGATCATGTGTTAACTATAAAGTTGTATATAAGAGGCATGATCATGTGTTAACTATAAAGTTGTATATAAGAGTCATGATCATGTGTTAACTATAAAGTTGTATATAAGAGCCATGATCATGTGTTAACTATAAAGTTGTACATAAGAGTCATGATCATGTGTTAACTATAAAGTTGTATATAAGAGCCATGATCATGTGTTAACTATAAAGTTGTACATAAGAGGCATGATCATGTATTAACTATAAAGTTGTACATAAAAGGCATGATCATGTGTTAACTATAAAGTTGTATATAAGAGCCATGATCATGTGTTAACTATAAAGTTGTATATAAGAGGCATGATCATGTGTTAACTATAAAGTTGTACATAAGAGGCATGATCATGTATTAACTATAAAGTTGTACATAAAAGGCATGATCATGTGTTAACTATAAAGTTGTATATAAGAGGCATGATCATGTGTTAACTATAAAGTTGTATATAAGAGTCATGATCATGTGTTAACTATAAAGTTGTATATAAGAGCCATGATCATGTGTTAACTATAAAGTTGTATATAAAAGGCATGATCATGTGTTAACTATAAAGTTGTATATAAGAGTCATGATCATGTGTTAACTATAAAGTTGTATATAAGAGCCATGATCATGTGTTAACTATAAAGTTGTATATAAGAGCCATGATCATGTGTTAACTATAAAGTTGTACATAAGAGGCATGATCATGTGTTAACTATAAAGTTGTATATAAGAGTCATGATCATGTGTTAACTATAAAGTTGTACATAAGAGTCATGATCATGTGTTAACTATAACGTTGTATATAAGAGCCATGATCATGTGTTAACTATAAAGTTGTACATAAGAGTCATGATCATGTGTTAACTATAAAGTTTTACATAAGAGTCATGATCATGTGTTAACTATAACGTTGTATATAAGAGCCATGATCATGTACTACCTGAACAAGGAGGTTGTAGTTTGCAGTAGTTTAGCATCATGACAAACAGGAAACAGATTTGActaaagacttagacttcctttttttttttttttttttttaaacttcatgcATTAAATGAGTGTCAATCAAAACTGAGCCCGGGCTTTTAATGTATTGATCACATGACATATACaccggtgtacctaatgaaatggCTTCAATGTAACATTCAGTCCGTGGTTGTTTCCAGACGCCAACGTGACGGAGGGCGGAGAGAACTTCAGCCAGGGTCAGCGTCAACTCTTCTGTCTGGCCAGGGCCTTCGTGAGGAAGAGCAGCATCCTCATCATGGACGAGGCCACGGCCTCCATCGACATGGCGACGGTTAGTGCGTGTTTAGGGCAGGAGGACGCGGCGGTCGCCGGGTCATTTTCAACCGTCGTCGTGGTAACGACAAGGGAAGAAACCCAACAGTGTTGCTGGAAATGGACTCGGGGAAAAAAGAAAACTTTGCGATAAGAGAAGAGCCTgagggcctgtgtgtgtgtgtgtgtgtgtgtgtgtgtgtgtgtgtgtgtgtgtgtgtgtgtgtgtgtgtgtgtgtgtgtgtgtgtgtgtgtttgtgtgtgtgtgtgtgtgtttatgtgggtgcgtgcgtgcgttgtatttctacccttcttgagacatcaacaaggaaaggtaccttccatatgaggtgaacaagttaggacataagtcatggtcccaatacggaaaaccataatagagaatgtctcatttgcacccctggtggtgaaatctatcaaaatgagggtggtaccaaaaagaagggatttttcaaattgactctgtcgGTTTTAAGTGCGccgcctctggtcaacatatgaaataacaagtgtgtgtaaaaatttgaagtgctccccctctggccaacatatgtaatgacaagtgtgtgtaaggaattgaaatccgccccctttggccaaaattcattaaaataaatatgtatatagagacacactgtaataacttgaagtaaataatgaagattaaaaactaattacaaacaaaaaattaaattaaataaaaatttactaaaatcagtctttttctcacaatgtgtcgacttttttttttttttataaaattgggatcaatttctcatgttctttctgtttctgtaatattgcaacattttctcgtaaaattattgctttttttgtgtaaaatgattacttttttaatgcaaaatggtgacatttgtcgtctaaaattccgatttttatcacaatagtgccaatgtttttgttgttcttgtaaaagagtgacattttttgcgaaattgtgaaattccaactcatttttcacaacaagcttttttatatttgcaaagtatgtatatattattaatgttgtaaatacacatatttatatatatatagaaagggtggtcctaaagaggttggcatttttcggaggtttcaagaatgtgtgtgtgtgcgtgtgtgtgcgactTATCTCCCGAATGACTAAAACGACATTTTGTGGTGACAATAATGCAGCATGGATGCCCTAAAGCACACAAGGCCAAGCTTTTAGCTCAACGAACCAAATCCACTTTCTTTGCTCCGTCCAGTGGACGCAAAGAAAGGAGGAACAAAAGAAGTCGCGAGCATGTTTGGGCGCAAGATGCACACACGTTCAAAGTTCCCACTGTCACTGTGATGACGAGTATTTCTGCTTCCGTAGGAGAGCATCCTGCAGAAAGTGGTGATGACTTCCTTTGCAGACCGAACAGTCGTTACAATAGCAGTGAGTGCAAACACACGCTCGCTCACAAAGTGCAGACACAGCAATAATTCGTCATCTAAGCGTGCTTTCCTGTGCCGCACAGCATCGCGTCCACACCATCCTGAATGCCGATCTGGTGATTGTGATGAAGCGGGGCATCATCCTGGAGCACGACGAGCCTCAGGCCCTGCTGGACAAGGAGGACAGCGTCTTTGCCTCCTTCGTGAGAGCAGACAAGTAGCACAGTGAAGGAGGCTGAAGGAAGACATTCAAAGTGCAATTGGGATATTTGaccttgattttttttattcatagtgTATTATACTTGTATATAGCATACTCAAACGTTTGTTAATAAAGTATATATTATCTCTTAACGGTGTGTTTTCGTACTTGAGTGGTGGAAGCGTGGCCTAGATTCATGTCCTCACGTGGTATCAAAGGCACTGCTGGAGCCAAGACTGACTGTAGAATGTGATACGAGTGCCCAAAATATCCACTGCACCTTCTTGGAACGTCAACAAGGAGTCACAGAGCAAAGTGGACACGCCACGTTACAGTGTGTGCACTGTAAATAATGAATACGGAAAACAATTGTTTAAAAAGTAAAccgtaaaaacaaagttttatcacAGTAGTAAACGCAGTGGACTCCAAGAAACAGTAGATAACCTAAGTTACCATGGTtacaatgtgtgggaaacacctgACTTTAcagtgaaaataaagaaacctTGTACAATGCAAATACTCCAAAATGTACGGTATTATTCTGTCTAAAGATTTTGACGATTGTACATTTAAATTTCCAGCATACCTTAAATGTTTTAGGGGTTTGTGTTAAAGCATTGGCCTAGTTCACTTTTGGCTAACAACagattttgttgtatttttgtggcaagTCATTTCAGACATTGAGGGGTTATGTCTATGTGCTGCtagctcacttgaaggaacatgtTGCTGAAGGCCGTgctgtgagttgtccagtgaaaggttgtacaaatactttcaagttaaaatctTCATGTACCTTACATGTCTCGGaaacacaggcattttgcagataTTATTGGTGACAGGGTGGCACAGTGGTTCCATTCCCAGGCTCGggttatttctgtgtggagtttgcatgttctgccgtgactgtgtgggttctttCTGGGTCCTCTCACcactaaagacatgcacctaagaATAggctgattgacaacactaaaattggccttaATTTGTTTTATGGTAAATTCCTGGCAACGACAGCTGCCAACATTTTACCTTAAATTATATAGTTTCTttgtaaaaaatatcactttttttCATAGTAATTTTACATAAGCAAAATCACGTTATCAACTGTAAAATGAACGGGTTCAACATCAACATATCGCAATGTCCTGTACTTACGGTgcattcctggcaaccacagctgccgcTACTTTACTGTAAATTgtgcattttaattttatttttttttacagtgttcacactcacatttaatgGCAAGAACGCCTCAAAGATTCTGCTTTAGTTCATTAACAAGCTGCTGTAttcctttttttgtgtttgtagTGGCGTGGAAGTACACTGCATCGCACGTTTCTAAGCTTGCCATCGTGAATAATCGATTGGTTAGGTTACTCAAGGTTTATAATGTTTTGGTTTGTTTCCTGGCATGTAAAATAATGCTAAAAATAACCAGAATATAGCaactttggtaacactttagtatggggaacatattcaccgttaattagttgcttattaacatgcaaattagtaacatattggctcttaattagtagagatgtccgataaatgctttgaaatgtaatatcggaaattatcggtatcggttttttattattggtatcgtttttttttttgttttaaaaaacagaagatacacttacaattagtgcaccaacccaaaaaacctccctcccccatttacactcattcatactcattctggttcctacattatatatcaatatatatcaatacagtctgcaggagatacagtccgtaagcacacatgattgtgtgtgctgctggtccactaatagtactaacctttaacaggtaATTTTacgcattttcattaattactagtttctatgtaactgtttttatattgttttactttcttttttattcaagaaaatgtttttgatttatttatcttattttattaattttttaaaaaaggaccttatcttcaccatacctggttgtccaaattaggcataataatgcgttaattccacgactgtatttatcagtatcggttgatatcggtatcggtaattaagagttggacaatatcggatatcggcaaatagccattattggacatccctattaattactcattattaagtacttattctgcatggccttattatacaaccagtaagccattaactaagactcttccctcaataacctcataaTTATTGCtaattagtaaccctaacccttatatgctcCCttactgtccaaataactctaaattaggtattttggtacttggaatatgttccccaaacTAAAGTGTTACCGCAACTTTTCACCTTAATTGCTGTGGTTCTTTTGTTCGAGGGAACCTTCAGCGTTGATGCGCATGCGTGCGCATGCTCAGTAGCGTTGGGTCGCAATTTGGTCGGAAGCCAGGCCCTGCCTGCTGGATGCGTAAAGGTGTTGGAGGGGAGAGGAGGCgagaggaggggaggggagggtcttcccccccccccccccccataacgTGTTGATGGAAAATAAAGCGCATGGCCTTGACGTGTGGACCGTGACGATGATCGCCTTTGTGCGTGGCAAAGCGTGACCCGCGTGGCCGCCTCTGCAAGCTGAGTGACGGCGGCAGCTGAGGGCAGGAATCCCCCCTGGTGGGACCCGGGGAGAAGGCGGCAGAGCTcggagcgacacacacacacccccccacacacacccccacacacacacacacacacacacacacacacatatacatacacacacacacacacacacacacacacacacaaatatacatacacgcacccacgtacacgcacacacaccagaGAGAGGGAGCCCTCCGGTGCGTAATGTGGGGGCGACCATGTTGTCCAGGAAAGGACTCATCCCGGAGGACTACTTGCTGACGCGCCTGGCGGAAGATGTCCTGCAGCACCCGAAGTTCAAGGCGAAAAGCCGGAAAGCGCGCTTCGTGGCCAAGAACGGCAGGTGCAACGTGGCGCACACCAACATCCGCGAGCAAGGTCGCTTCCTGCAGGACGTGTTCACCACGCTGGTGGACCTGAAATGGCTCCACACGCTCATCATCTTCACCATGTCCTACCTGTGCAGCTGGCTGCTCTTCGGCATGATCTGGTGGCTCATCGCCTTCGCGCACGGCGACCTGGACCCGCACGGCGGCGACTTGGCGCCGTGCGTGACGCAGATCCACTCCTTCTCGTCCGCCTTCCTCTTCTCCATCGAGGTGCAGGTGACCATCGGCTTCGGCGCGCGCATGGTGACGGAGGAGTGCGTGTCCGCCATCGCCGTGCTGATCGTGCAGAACATCGTGGGGCTCATCATCAACGCCGTCATGCTGGGCTGCATCTTCATGAAGACTGCGCAGGCGCGCCGGCGCGCCGAGACGCTGATCTTCAGCAAGCACGCGGTGGTGTCGGTGCGCAACAACCGGCTGTGCTTCATGGTGCGCATCGGGGATCTGCGCAAGAGCATGATCATCAGCGCCACCGTGCGGATGCAGGTGGTGCGGAGGACGAGCACGGAGGAGGGCGAGGTGGTGCCGCTGGACCAGATCGACATCCACATGGACAACCCGGTGGGCACCAACGGGGTTTTCCTGGTGTCCCCGCTGGTCATCTGCCACGTCATCGACCAGCGCAGCCCCTTGTACGACCTGTCCGCCGCCGACCTGCAGCACCACGACGTGGAGGTCATCGTGGTgctggagggggtggtggagacCACCGGCATCACCACGCAGGCCAGGACCTCCTACGTGTCCGAGGAGATCCTGTGGGGGCAGCGCTTCGTGCCCACCGTGTCCGAGGAGGAGGGCATGTACGCGGTGGACTACTCCAAGTTCGGGAACACGGTGAAGGTGCCCACGCCGGCCTGCAGCGCCAGGAAGCTGGACGAGGTGGGCGGCATCGCGCGCTACAAACTGCTGGAGGGCGTCACCCTGCGGCCGTTTGTCAGGAAGCGGCGGGGGTCCAGCGTGCGTCGTCGCTCCGGGTTGGAGAGCATGCAAGGATCTCATTCCGATCCACTCAGGTGGTCCACGGAGGTGTCAGAGGGATGATGACGCGAAAAGTTCAACCAGCCGgcaaaaaaagtcacattttcaatgtttattaataaaaataaaaaaacaccgaAGCCGCGTAAAGTTATACACGTGTTTGACCACAGGGGGGCAGTGTCCACACAAACTAATATAACAATGTTGGATTTGACGCTCATCCAATGGAACTTTTTACAGACTTGATCAGCTTGGCATGTTCTGAAAATGGAAttcattataaataatatattttattagtaGTGATGTGACACTCCATTCGATTCACATACttgggtgacgatttgattctcGATTAAAACCATTTCTCGTAATAcattatttcaaataaatataataaaacgtCTTCAACACAGGTTACGAAAGCTCCTCTTGACTGCGGACGTATAACGTAGATGAGCAGCGAGTACATGTGGCGATGACCTTCAACACGTCTTTTAAAAAGTATTCTTAAAAAGGAAACAAGTACATAAATGGCACAAACAAGGGTGTAATAAGCGTATTTGACCACAGGAGGTGATAATATCCTAATATAAAATTATTATCATTTAATGTACCTTTTTATAAACTGAAAATGTaacttaattttatatatatatatatatatatatatatatatatatatatattatatatatatatatatatatatatatatatatatatatatatatatatatatataccggtatatatatacacatatatatatatatatctatatatacacacacatatatagatatatatatatgtgtgtatatatatatatatatatatatatatatatatatatatatatatatatatatatatatatatatatatatatatatatatgtatatatatgtatatatatatatatatatatatatatatatatatatatatatatatatatatatatatatatatatatatatatatattatatatatatgtatatatatatatatatatatatatatatatatatacatatatatatatacacatatatatatatatatatacatatctatatatatatacacatatatatatatatatctatatatatgtgtgtatatatatatagatatatatatgtgtatatacatatatagatatatatatgtgtatatatatatatatatgtgtatatatgtgtatatatatatatatatatatatatatatatatatatgtatatatatatatatatatatatatacacatatctatatatatatatacacatatatatgtatatacatatatatgtatatgtatatatacatatgcatatacatacatatatatgtatatacacacacatgtctatatactgtatatgtatatatgttatgtatatatttatgcgtatgtatgtgtatatattatgtgtgtgtataatataataGGGATTTCCTTTTTACAGACCGGactttaacaataaaaaaacaaaacaatgctgTAATACAACGAtcatgtctgtaaataaataaatattacctGCACAACCCTGGTCAATGAGCCAAATAGTGAAGGAGAAGAGAACATTGACCTTGTACCTACCTATTTATTACCTTATAACATTAAATGATGCCACACTCTGGAATTTTAAATTGTTCTTAGTTCCAATTAGATCAATAATAGTCATTCAGTACGAGCTGTTACTTTATTTAGTAAAGTTTGGTGCTTTGCATGCAGCTAGTGCATCTACCTAGTGATGCCTGTTTCAAACTTGAATCAAGGTTCCTTGAATGTACCACAATTATGTGCTATGAGATTTAAAAGTGAAACTCAAACATAACTTTGTCAGATAGATTTATTATATTTGACCTTTCTTCTAAGTTCCCAAACGTTGGTGCTGTGTctgaatgcttaaaggtgagctttgaagATGTTATGACGACTTTGTTGAGTGAACAGTGAAGTGTTCCACGCTGCTACATTAAGGAATAAACCATATTGGATTTTTGCAAGGGGCTGTTAAACAGAAGAtacataaaggcctactgaaatgaaattgttttatttaaacggggatagcagatccattctatgtgtcatacttgatcatttcgcgatattgccatatttttgctgaaaggatttagtagagaacattgacgataaagttcggaacttttggtcgctgataaaaaaaagccttgcctgtaccggaagtagcgtgacgtcacaggttgaaaagcacatttccccattgtttacaccagcagcgagagcgattcggaccgagaaagcgacgattaccccattaatttgagcgaggatgaaagatttgtggatgaggaacgtgagagtgaaggactagagtgcagtgcaggacgtatattttttcgctctgaccgtaacttaggtacaagggttcattggattccacactttctcctttttctattgtggatcacggatttgtattttaaaccacctcggatactatatactcttgaaaatgagagtcgagaacgcgaaatgga encodes:
- the kcnj11 gene encoding ATP-sensitive inward rectifier potassium channel 11, whose translation is MLSRKGLIPEDYLLTRLAEDVLQHPKFKAKSRKARFVAKNGRCNVAHTNIREQGRFLQDVFTTLVDLKWLHTLIIFTMSYLCSWLLFGMIWWLIAFAHGDLDPHGGDLAPCVTQIHSFSSAFLFSIEVQVTIGFGARMVTEECVSAIAVLIVQNIVGLIINAVMLGCIFMKTAQARRRAETLIFSKHAVVSVRNNRLCFMVRIGDLRKSMIISATVRMQVVRRTSTEEGEVVPLDQIDIHMDNPVGTNGVFLVSPLVICHVIDQRSPLYDLSAADLQHHDVEVIVVLEGVVETTGITTQARTSYVSEEILWGQRFVPTVSEEEGMYAVDYSKFGNTVKVPTPACSARKLDEVGGIARYKLLEGVTLRPFVRKRRGSSVRRRSGLESMQGSHSDPLRWSTEVSEG